A part of Salvelinus sp. IW2-2015 linkage group LG16, ASM291031v2, whole genome shotgun sequence genomic DNA contains:
- the mpnd gene encoding MPN domain-containing protein isoform X4: MGSEPPLSPQVVEEGGEEEEEELSGGEESDLRTPSGRGSLLTRRGITLRVLLKDGLVEPGDGVLSIHYLGKKFVGDLLNDGKIRWVETGQIFNSPSAWATHCKRLVNPAKKSGCGWASVRYRGQKLVQYKTSWLHKYQPSADMSLVSEGEDDEMGDEEEEEGKTAVPTDDKNRKNKPELHDISLVPRRGDRERIPVRYCTLGTRDAARDPHTLVELSAFSAINRFQPFNVAVSSNVLLLMDFHCHLTTSEVVGYLGGRWDTNTQLLTVLRAFPCRTRLADRDSASAVEEEICQNLFMRGLSLVGWYHSHPRGPALPSLQDIDSQMDHQLRLQGSSNGFQPCLGIICGPYYHGNQGVASTITPFWVVPPPEQRPNDYGIPVAVEVTYVQDNFLTSDVLNEMMLLVDFYRAAPDLVQFHQFWCPDTTMMDKIKGSLSGHAPKDQAYSQILEHVYNQLINTH, translated from the exons ATGG gctcTGAGCCACCCTTGTCTCcacaggtggtggaggagggaggagaggaagaggaggaggagctgagtggaggagaggagtctgATCTAAGGACCCCTTCAGGGCGTGGCTCCCTGCTGACTAGGCGAGGCATCACCTTGAGAGTGCTGCTGAAGGACGGCCTGGTTGAGCCTGGGGATGGAGTGCTGTCCATACACTACCTG GGTAAGAAGTTTGTAGGCGACCTGTTGAATGATGGGAAGATCCGCTGGGTGGAGACGGGGCAGATCTTCAATTCTCCCAGTGCCTGGGCCACACACTGCAAGCGCCTGGTCAACCCTGCCAAGAAGTCAGGCTGTGGATGGGCCTCGGTGCGCTACCGGGGCCAGAAACTAGTGCAGTACAAGACCAGCTGGCTGCACAAGTATCAGCCCAGTGCAGACAtg AGCCTGGTGAGCGAGGGAGAAGATGACGagatgggagatgaggaggaggaagaggggaagacggCAGTGCCGACAGATGACAAGAACAGGAAGAACAAACCTGAGCTGCATG ATATCAGCCTTGTgcccaggagaggagacagagagcgaatCCCCGTCAGATACTGCACTCTGGGTACCAGGGATGCTGCAAG GGATCCACACACATTGGTGGAGTTATCAGCTTTCTCAGCCATTAACAGGTTCCAGCCTTTCAATGTTGCTGTATCCAGCAACGTGCTGCTTCTCATG GATTTCCACTGTCACCTGACCACCAGTGAGGTGGTGGGCTACCTCGGAGGACGATGGGACACTAACACACAAC TTCTGACAGTTTTAAGAGCGTTTCCCTGTCGTACACGATTGGCAGATAGAGATTCGGCCTCTGCTGTTGAAGAAGAG ATCTGCCAGAATCTGTTCATGCGAGGGCTGTCATTGGTGGGCTGGTACCACAGTCACCCTCGGGGCCCCGCCCTGCCATCCCTGCAGGACATCGACTCTCAGATGGACCACCAGCTGAGGCTCCAGGGGAGCAGTAATGGCTTCCAGCCCTGCCTGGGCATTATCTGTG GCCCCTATTACCATGGGAACCAGGGTGTGGCGTCCACTATAACACCGTTCTGGGTAGTGCCACCCCCTGAG CAAAGGCCCAATGACTATGGCATTCCAGTGGCGGTGGAGGTGACCTATGTACAAGATAACTTCCTAACTAGTGATGTCCTGAATGAGATG ATGCTGCTGGTGGACTTCTACAGGGCAGCCCCTGACCTGGTGCAGTTCCATCAGTTCTGGTGTCCTGATACCACCATGATGGACAAAATCAAG gGCTCTCTGAGCGGCCATGCACCCAAAGACCAGGCCTATTCTCAGATCTTGGAGCATGTCTACAACCAACTCATCAACACACACTAA
- the mpnd gene encoding MPN domain-containing protein isoform X1 has translation MMRFVQVARKENLLAELEIKPLSDAFREMGSEPPLSPQVVEEGGEEEEEELSGGEESDLRTPSGRGSLLTRRGITLRVLLKDGLVEPGDGVLSIHYLGKKFVGDLLNDGKIRWVETGQIFNSPSAWATHCKRLVNPAKKSGCGWASVRYRGQKLVQYKTSWLHKYQPSADMSLVSEGEDDEMGDEEEEEGKTAVPTDDKNRKNKPELHDISLVPRRGDRERIPVRYCTLGTRDAARDPHTLVELSAFSAINRFQPFNVAVSSNVLLLMDFHCHLTTSEVVGYLGGRWDTNTQLLTVLRAFPCRTRLADRDSASAVEEEICQNLFMRGLSLVGWYHSHPRGPALPSLQDIDSQMDHQLRLQGSSNGFQPCLGIICGPYYHGNQGVASTITPFWVVPPPEQRPNDYGIPVAVEVTYVQDNFLTSDVLNEMMLLVDFYRAAPDLVQFHQFWCPDTTMMDKIKGSLSGHAPKDQAYSQILEHVYNQLINTH, from the exons ATGATGCGGTTTGTACAAG TGGCCCGAAAAGAAAACCTCTTGGCGGAGTTGGAAATAAAGCCGCTCTCCGACGCTTTCAGAGAAATGG gctcTGAGCCACCCTTGTCTCcacaggtggtggaggagggaggagaggaagaggaggaggagctgagtggaggagaggagtctgATCTAAGGACCCCTTCAGGGCGTGGCTCCCTGCTGACTAGGCGAGGCATCACCTTGAGAGTGCTGCTGAAGGACGGCCTGGTTGAGCCTGGGGATGGAGTGCTGTCCATACACTACCTG GGTAAGAAGTTTGTAGGCGACCTGTTGAATGATGGGAAGATCCGCTGGGTGGAGACGGGGCAGATCTTCAATTCTCCCAGTGCCTGGGCCACACACTGCAAGCGCCTGGTCAACCCTGCCAAGAAGTCAGGCTGTGGATGGGCCTCGGTGCGCTACCGGGGCCAGAAACTAGTGCAGTACAAGACCAGCTGGCTGCACAAGTATCAGCCCAGTGCAGACAtg AGCCTGGTGAGCGAGGGAGAAGATGACGagatgggagatgaggaggaggaagaggggaagacggCAGTGCCGACAGATGACAAGAACAGGAAGAACAAACCTGAGCTGCATG ATATCAGCCTTGTgcccaggagaggagacagagagcgaatCCCCGTCAGATACTGCACTCTGGGTACCAGGGATGCTGCAAG GGATCCACACACATTGGTGGAGTTATCAGCTTTCTCAGCCATTAACAGGTTCCAGCCTTTCAATGTTGCTGTATCCAGCAACGTGCTGCTTCTCATG GATTTCCACTGTCACCTGACCACCAGTGAGGTGGTGGGCTACCTCGGAGGACGATGGGACACTAACACACAAC TTCTGACAGTTTTAAGAGCGTTTCCCTGTCGTACACGATTGGCAGATAGAGATTCGGCCTCTGCTGTTGAAGAAGAG ATCTGCCAGAATCTGTTCATGCGAGGGCTGTCATTGGTGGGCTGGTACCACAGTCACCCTCGGGGCCCCGCCCTGCCATCCCTGCAGGACATCGACTCTCAGATGGACCACCAGCTGAGGCTCCAGGGGAGCAGTAATGGCTTCCAGCCCTGCCTGGGCATTATCTGTG GCCCCTATTACCATGGGAACCAGGGTGTGGCGTCCACTATAACACCGTTCTGGGTAGTGCCACCCCCTGAG CAAAGGCCCAATGACTATGGCATTCCAGTGGCGGTGGAGGTGACCTATGTACAAGATAACTTCCTAACTAGTGATGTCCTGAATGAGATG ATGCTGCTGGTGGACTTCTACAGGGCAGCCCCTGACCTGGTGCAGTTCCATCAGTTCTGGTGTCCTGATACCACCATGATGGACAAAATCAAG gGCTCTCTGAGCGGCCATGCACCCAAAGACCAGGCCTATTCTCAGATCTTGGAGCATGTCTACAACCAACTCATCAACACACACTAA
- the mpnd gene encoding MPN domain-containing protein isoform X3, producing the protein MMRFVQGSEPPLSPQVVEEGGEEEEEELSGGEESDLRTPSGRGSLLTRRGITLRVLLKDGLVEPGDGVLSIHYLGKKFVGDLLNDGKIRWVETGQIFNSPSAWATHCKRLVNPAKKSGCGWASVRYRGQKLVQYKTSWLHKYQPSADMSLVSEGEDDEMGDEEEEEGKTAVPTDDKNRKNKPELHDISLVPRRGDRERIPVRYCTLGTRDAARDPHTLVELSAFSAINRFQPFNVAVSSNVLLLMDFHCHLTTSEVVGYLGGRWDTNTQLLTVLRAFPCRTRLADRDSASAVEEEICQNLFMRGLSLVGWYHSHPRGPALPSLQDIDSQMDHQLRLQGSSNGFQPCLGIICGPYYHGNQGVASTITPFWVVPPPEQRPNDYGIPVAVEVTYVQDNFLTSDVLNEMMLLVDFYRAAPDLVQFHQFWCPDTTMMDKIKGSLSGHAPKDQAYSQILEHVYNQLINTH; encoded by the exons ATGATGCGGTTTGTACAAG gctcTGAGCCACCCTTGTCTCcacaggtggtggaggagggaggagaggaagaggaggaggagctgagtggaggagaggagtctgATCTAAGGACCCCTTCAGGGCGTGGCTCCCTGCTGACTAGGCGAGGCATCACCTTGAGAGTGCTGCTGAAGGACGGCCTGGTTGAGCCTGGGGATGGAGTGCTGTCCATACACTACCTG GGTAAGAAGTTTGTAGGCGACCTGTTGAATGATGGGAAGATCCGCTGGGTGGAGACGGGGCAGATCTTCAATTCTCCCAGTGCCTGGGCCACACACTGCAAGCGCCTGGTCAACCCTGCCAAGAAGTCAGGCTGTGGATGGGCCTCGGTGCGCTACCGGGGCCAGAAACTAGTGCAGTACAAGACCAGCTGGCTGCACAAGTATCAGCCCAGTGCAGACAtg AGCCTGGTGAGCGAGGGAGAAGATGACGagatgggagatgaggaggaggaagaggggaagacggCAGTGCCGACAGATGACAAGAACAGGAAGAACAAACCTGAGCTGCATG ATATCAGCCTTGTgcccaggagaggagacagagagcgaatCCCCGTCAGATACTGCACTCTGGGTACCAGGGATGCTGCAAG GGATCCACACACATTGGTGGAGTTATCAGCTTTCTCAGCCATTAACAGGTTCCAGCCTTTCAATGTTGCTGTATCCAGCAACGTGCTGCTTCTCATG GATTTCCACTGTCACCTGACCACCAGTGAGGTGGTGGGCTACCTCGGAGGACGATGGGACACTAACACACAAC TTCTGACAGTTTTAAGAGCGTTTCCCTGTCGTACACGATTGGCAGATAGAGATTCGGCCTCTGCTGTTGAAGAAGAG ATCTGCCAGAATCTGTTCATGCGAGGGCTGTCATTGGTGGGCTGGTACCACAGTCACCCTCGGGGCCCCGCCCTGCCATCCCTGCAGGACATCGACTCTCAGATGGACCACCAGCTGAGGCTCCAGGGGAGCAGTAATGGCTTCCAGCCCTGCCTGGGCATTATCTGTG GCCCCTATTACCATGGGAACCAGGGTGTGGCGTCCACTATAACACCGTTCTGGGTAGTGCCACCCCCTGAG CAAAGGCCCAATGACTATGGCATTCCAGTGGCGGTGGAGGTGACCTATGTACAAGATAACTTCCTAACTAGTGATGTCCTGAATGAGATG ATGCTGCTGGTGGACTTCTACAGGGCAGCCCCTGACCTGGTGCAGTTCCATCAGTTCTGGTGTCCTGATACCACCATGATGGACAAAATCAAG gGCTCTCTGAGCGGCCATGCACCCAAAGACCAGGCCTATTCTCAGATCTTGGAGCATGTCTACAACCAACTCATCAACACACACTAA
- the sh3gl1b gene encoding endophilin-A2 isoform X1, whose protein sequence is MSVAGFKKQFYKASQMVSEKVGGAEGTKLDEDFKDLERKVDVTSKAVVEVISKTSEYLQPNPASRAKLSMLNTVSKIRGQVKNPGYPQAEGLLGECMVKYGRDLGEETNFGGALVDAGETMKRLAEVKDSLDIDVKQNFIDPLQNLCDKDLREIQHHLKKLEGRRLDYDYKKKRQGKIPDEELRQALEKFHESKEVAEISMYNILETDIEQVSQLSSLVESQLQYHRQATQILDELSDKLRDRMNEAQNRPRREYTPKPKPIFDFGECDNQSTNGGYTTSVATPSSRNSELHFLHARLSFQKTRFSEQPSCKALFDFDPENEGELGFKEGDIITLTNQIDENWYEGMLHGQSGFFPLNYVEIVVPLTH, encoded by the exons ATGGTCAGTGAGAAGGTTGGCGGTGCAGAGGGAACGAAACTGGATGAAGACTTCAAAGATTTGGAAAGG AAAGTAGATGTGACCAGCAAGGCTGTGGTGGAAGTCATATCTAAAACCTCAGAGTACCTGCAGCCTAACCCAG cGTCACGGGCAAAGCTGTCTATGTTGAACACTGTGTCTAAGATCAGAGGCCAGGTGAAGAACCCAGGCTATCCCCAAGCTGAGGGCCTGCTGGGAGAGTGTATGGTCAAGTACGGCCGGGACCTAGGGGAGGAAACCAACTTTG GTGGGGCTCTAGTAGACGCGGGGGAGACCATGAAGAGGCTGGCGGAGGTGAAGGACTCTTTAGACATCGACGTCAAACAGAACTTCATTGATCCATTACAAAACCTGTGTGACAAGGACCTCCGAGAGATACAG CACCATCTGAAGAAGCTGGAGGGAAGGCGTCTGGACTACGACTATAAGAAGAAGCGCCAAGGGAAAATACCAGATGAGGAGCTGAGACAGGCCCTGGAGAAGTTCCACGAGTCTAAAGAGGTGGCTGAGATCAGCATGTACAACATACTGGAGACTGAC aTAGAACAGGTGAGCCAGCTGTCGTCTCTGGTGGAGTCCCAGCTGCAGTACCACAGACAGGCCACACAGATCCTGGATGAGCTCTCTGACAAACTGAGGGACAG GATGAACGAGGCCCAGAACCGACCACGCCGCGAGTATACGCCCAAGCCCAAACCCATCTTTGACTTTGGAGAATGTgacaaccaatcaaccaatggTGGCTACACGACCTCCGTTGCAACACCATCCTCCCGCAACTCAG AGCTACACTTCCTCCACGCCAGATTGTCATTTCAGAAAACCAGAT TCTCAGAACAGCCGTCCTGTAAGGCCCTGTTTGACTTTGACccagagaacgagggagagctgGGCTTCAAGGAGGGCGACATCATCACCCTGACCAATCAGATCGATGAGAACTGGTACGAGGGCATGCTGCATGGTCAATCAGGATTCTTCCCTCTCAACTACGTGGAAATCGTCGTCCCCCTAACACATTAA
- the mpnd gene encoding MPN domain-containing protein isoform X2, producing the protein MFPIGMAEQTRGSEPPLSPQVVEEGGEEEEEELSGGEESDLRTPSGRGSLLTRRGITLRVLLKDGLVEPGDGVLSIHYLGKKFVGDLLNDGKIRWVETGQIFNSPSAWATHCKRLVNPAKKSGCGWASVRYRGQKLVQYKTSWLHKYQPSADMSLVSEGEDDEMGDEEEEEGKTAVPTDDKNRKNKPELHDISLVPRRGDRERIPVRYCTLGTRDAARDPHTLVELSAFSAINRFQPFNVAVSSNVLLLMDFHCHLTTSEVVGYLGGRWDTNTQLLTVLRAFPCRTRLADRDSASAVEEEICQNLFMRGLSLVGWYHSHPRGPALPSLQDIDSQMDHQLRLQGSSNGFQPCLGIICGPYYHGNQGVASTITPFWVVPPPEQRPNDYGIPVAVEVTYVQDNFLTSDVLNEMMLLVDFYRAAPDLVQFHQFWCPDTTMMDKIKGSLSGHAPKDQAYSQILEHVYNQLINTH; encoded by the exons atgttccccatagggatggctgaacaaaccagag gctcTGAGCCACCCTTGTCTCcacaggtggtggaggagggaggagaggaagaggaggaggagctgagtggaggagaggagtctgATCTAAGGACCCCTTCAGGGCGTGGCTCCCTGCTGACTAGGCGAGGCATCACCTTGAGAGTGCTGCTGAAGGACGGCCTGGTTGAGCCTGGGGATGGAGTGCTGTCCATACACTACCTG GGTAAGAAGTTTGTAGGCGACCTGTTGAATGATGGGAAGATCCGCTGGGTGGAGACGGGGCAGATCTTCAATTCTCCCAGTGCCTGGGCCACACACTGCAAGCGCCTGGTCAACCCTGCCAAGAAGTCAGGCTGTGGATGGGCCTCGGTGCGCTACCGGGGCCAGAAACTAGTGCAGTACAAGACCAGCTGGCTGCACAAGTATCAGCCCAGTGCAGACAtg AGCCTGGTGAGCGAGGGAGAAGATGACGagatgggagatgaggaggaggaagaggggaagacggCAGTGCCGACAGATGACAAGAACAGGAAGAACAAACCTGAGCTGCATG ATATCAGCCTTGTgcccaggagaggagacagagagcgaatCCCCGTCAGATACTGCACTCTGGGTACCAGGGATGCTGCAAG GGATCCACACACATTGGTGGAGTTATCAGCTTTCTCAGCCATTAACAGGTTCCAGCCTTTCAATGTTGCTGTATCCAGCAACGTGCTGCTTCTCATG GATTTCCACTGTCACCTGACCACCAGTGAGGTGGTGGGCTACCTCGGAGGACGATGGGACACTAACACACAAC TTCTGACAGTTTTAAGAGCGTTTCCCTGTCGTACACGATTGGCAGATAGAGATTCGGCCTCTGCTGTTGAAGAAGAG ATCTGCCAGAATCTGTTCATGCGAGGGCTGTCATTGGTGGGCTGGTACCACAGTCACCCTCGGGGCCCCGCCCTGCCATCCCTGCAGGACATCGACTCTCAGATGGACCACCAGCTGAGGCTCCAGGGGAGCAGTAATGGCTTCCAGCCCTGCCTGGGCATTATCTGTG GCCCCTATTACCATGGGAACCAGGGTGTGGCGTCCACTATAACACCGTTCTGGGTAGTGCCACCCCCTGAG CAAAGGCCCAATGACTATGGCATTCCAGTGGCGGTGGAGGTGACCTATGTACAAGATAACTTCCTAACTAGTGATGTCCTGAATGAGATG ATGCTGCTGGTGGACTTCTACAGGGCAGCCCCTGACCTGGTGCAGTTCCATCAGTTCTGGTGTCCTGATACCACCATGATGGACAAAATCAAG gGCTCTCTGAGCGGCCATGCACCCAAAGACCAGGCCTATTCTCAGATCTTGGAGCATGTCTACAACCAACTCATCAACACACACTAA
- the sh3gl1b gene encoding endophilin-A2 isoform X2, with translation MSVAGFKKQFYKASQMVSEKVGGAEGTKLDEDFKDLERKVDVTSKAVVEVISKTSEYLQPNPASRAKLSMLNTVSKIRGQVKNPGYPQAEGLLGECMVKYGRDLGEETNFGGALVDAGETMKRLAEVKDSLDIDVKQNFIDPLQNLCDKDLREIQHHLKKLEGRRLDYDYKKKRQGKIPDEELRQALEKFHESKEVAEISMYNILETDIEQVSQLSSLVESQLQYHRQATQILDELSDKLRDRMNEAQNRPRREYTPKPKPIFDFGECDNQSTNGGYTTSVATPSSRNSVSEQPSCKALFDFDPENEGELGFKEGDIITLTNQIDENWYEGMLHGQSGFFPLNYVEIVVPLTH, from the exons ATGGTCAGTGAGAAGGTTGGCGGTGCAGAGGGAACGAAACTGGATGAAGACTTCAAAGATTTGGAAAGG AAAGTAGATGTGACCAGCAAGGCTGTGGTGGAAGTCATATCTAAAACCTCAGAGTACCTGCAGCCTAACCCAG cGTCACGGGCAAAGCTGTCTATGTTGAACACTGTGTCTAAGATCAGAGGCCAGGTGAAGAACCCAGGCTATCCCCAAGCTGAGGGCCTGCTGGGAGAGTGTATGGTCAAGTACGGCCGGGACCTAGGGGAGGAAACCAACTTTG GTGGGGCTCTAGTAGACGCGGGGGAGACCATGAAGAGGCTGGCGGAGGTGAAGGACTCTTTAGACATCGACGTCAAACAGAACTTCATTGATCCATTACAAAACCTGTGTGACAAGGACCTCCGAGAGATACAG CACCATCTGAAGAAGCTGGAGGGAAGGCGTCTGGACTACGACTATAAGAAGAAGCGCCAAGGGAAAATACCAGATGAGGAGCTGAGACAGGCCCTGGAGAAGTTCCACGAGTCTAAAGAGGTGGCTGAGATCAGCATGTACAACATACTGGAGACTGAC aTAGAACAGGTGAGCCAGCTGTCGTCTCTGGTGGAGTCCCAGCTGCAGTACCACAGACAGGCCACACAGATCCTGGATGAGCTCTCTGACAAACTGAGGGACAG GATGAACGAGGCCCAGAACCGACCACGCCGCGAGTATACGCCCAAGCCCAAACCCATCTTTGACTTTGGAGAATGTgacaaccaatcaaccaatggTGGCTACACGACCTCCGTTGCAACACCATCCTCCCGCAACTCAG TCTCAGAACAGCCGTCCTGTAAGGCCCTGTTTGACTTTGACccagagaacgagggagagctgGGCTTCAAGGAGGGCGACATCATCACCCTGACCAATCAGATCGATGAGAACTGGTACGAGGGCATGCTGCATGGTCAATCAGGATTCTTCCCTCTCAACTACGTGGAAATCGTCGTCCCCCTAACACATTAA